The Halomonas elongata DSM 2581 DNA segment CCGCTTGGCGTCGATGGCGACCACGATGCACTGGCTGCCGAAGCGTTCCGCGGCTTCATGGACGAACTCGGGATTGTGCACGGCGGCGGTGTTGATCGAGACCTTGTCGGCGCCGGCATTGAGCATGGTGCGGATATCGTCGCAGGTGCGAATGCCGCCCCCCACGGTCAAGGGAATGAACACCTCGCCGGCGATGCGCTCGACCATTTCCACCGTGGTGTCGCGATCCTCGTGACTGGCCGTGATGTCGAGAAAGGTGATCTCGTCGGCCCCTTGATGGTTATAGCGCTGGGCGACCTCCACCGGATCACCGGCATCGCGGATGCCGACGAAGTTGACGCCCTTGACCACGCGCCCCGCGTCGACGTCCAGGCAGGGAATGATGCGCTTGGCGAGTCCCATGATTCAGCTCCCGGTTCGTTGGCGGGTGAGTTCATCGCACAGCCGCTGGCCCTCGGCCACATCCAGGCTGCCTTCGTAGATGGCGCGACCAGTGATGGCACCGAGAATCCCCGGCTCCCCGGCCTCGACCAGCGAGCGCAGATCGTCGAGGTTGGTGACACCGCCCGAGGCGATCACCGGCAGGCCGCCCTGGCGGGCCAGCTCGGCGGTGGCCTCGACATTGACGCCGCCCATCATTCCGTCACGGGCAATATCGGTATAAACGATAGCCGAAACCCCATCATCGGCGAAGCGCTTGGCGAGTTCCGTGGCCTTGATGGTGGACACCTCGGCCCAGCCATCGGTGGCCACGAAACCGTCGCGAGCATCGAGACCGACGATCACATGATCCGGAAAGGCACGACACATCTCGGTGACGAAGTCGGGTTCCTTG contains these protein-coding regions:
- the hisF gene encoding imidazole glycerol phosphate synthase subunit HisF — encoded protein: MGLAKRIIPCLDVDAGRVVKGVNFVGIRDAGDPVEVAQRYNHQGADEITFLDITASHEDRDTTVEMVERIAGEVFIPLTVGGGIRTCDDIRTMLNAGADKVSINTAAVHNPEFVHEAAERFGSQCIVVAIDAKRVSGDNETPRWEIFTHGGRRSTGLDAVEWAQKMVELGAGELLLTSMDRDGTKQGFDLGVTRAISDAVSVPVIASGGVGNLDHLVEGVKDGGADAVLAASIFHFGEYSIPEAKRYMAERGIEMRL
- the hisA gene encoding 1-(5-phosphoribosyl)-5-[(5-phosphoribosylamino)methylideneamino]imidazole-4-carboxamide isomerase; the protein is MLVIPAIDLKDGKCVRLKQGRMDDATTYGDDPVAMAARWVEAGARRLHLVDLNGAFEGRPINGEAVTAIARAYPELPIQIGGGIRSASTIEHYLDAGVSQVIIGTKAVKEPDFVTEMCRAFPDHVIVGLDARDGFVATDGWAEVSTIKATELAKRFADDGVSAIVYTDIARDGMMGGVNVEATAELARQGGLPVIASGGVTNLDDLRSLVEAGEPGILGAITGRAIYEGSLDVAEGQRLCDELTRQRTGS